The following nucleotide sequence is from Trichormus variabilis 0441.
GAAATAATCATCGGCACGCCAGAATTTTCTGTAGTAGAAGATTCTTCTAATACCCATCTAAAAGATTTGCCACAATTGGGGCAATCTACCTCATATTGAATGACAAATTCGGCTTTTTCGTAACTAAAGCAATCTTTGGTGCGAATCAGACTAGGCATTGGTTTGAACACATGGTGGCAGTGAGGGCAACACCTGCTTCCTTGAGTATCTGGGTCGCAAGAAACTGGCTCAAGGCTCCATTTTCGATTGTCGCAGGGACGACCTAGCCGAAACCAGTTATCAGTCATGTCCAAGATAGTGGCATAATCTTTTCCCGGTGCAGGACGTAATACTCTACCAATCATTTGTAACCACAAGGTAACACTGCTAGTCGGTCGAGCAATGACGGCAGCACTAGAGTCTGGGCAATCAAAGCCCTCAGTTAAAATTGCACAATTGCTAATTACCTGTGTTTGTCCACTACGAAATCGGTCTAAAATAGCTTGACGCTCATCATTTGGCGTTTCGCCATCAAGATGTTCGCAGGTGATGCCATCAGCGCAAAATGCTGCGGCAATTTGTTTGGAGTGGATAACGTTAACAGCAAAAATTACTGTCTTTTTACCAGCACAAAAATTCTGCCACTGCTTTAATACTTCAGATGGTTTGTAGTCAGAAGCAACTTCCTCCAATTCTTTTCTAGTAAAGTCACGTTTTTGAGGAACTTTGTGTCGAGAATATTTAAAACCAGCAATCAATTTGTAATCTGTTAAATATCCCAAGGCAATTAATTCCTTAGTGGAAATTGAGCAAATCAACTGGTCAAAAATATCTCGCAATCCATATCCGTCTTCTCTTCTTGGTGTGGCTGTCAACCCTAAAACTAGTGCATGGGGGTAAGCGTCTAGTAATTTACGGTAACTGTTAGCTGAAGAATGATGAGCTTCATCAATAATGACTAGTTGTGCAGATGGATAAGTTTGACGACGAGCCAGAGTTTGGATACTTGCTATCTGAAGGGGCGAGTCAGTAGATTTGTAACCAGCTTTGATGATTCCTGGCTGCAATTTAGTCACGGCTGTCAGTTTTTCTGCTGCTTGGAGAATTAACTCCTCTCTGTGAGCCACTACTAATACACCTTCACCTTGGGCTGTCATCTTAGATGCGATCTCCGCAAAAATGACTGTCTTGCCACCACCTGTACTAAGTTGTAATAATACCTTTCTAATTCCACTAGACCACGCAGCAAAAGTTTTTGAAACTAAATCTTGTTGGTAATCACGCAGGTTGAACATGAAGAGTAATTGTTGCTCCTTGTTCTAGAAAAAATTAGAGTCTTTTTAGTGATTTTATGTTGAGGGCTGCTTTCAATATATTTTAACAATTAATTAATAGCTAAAAGCGATTCTGTAGCTTGACGTTGCCGCATACATCGCCCCAAACCCAAACCTCACCCCATCCACGTCACCCAATCGGGAACCGCCTCCACCAACTGTTCAAACACCTGCGGCTCTTGCTCATCAATCGCCATCATTACGCCCCAGCGCTCGTCACTATTGAGGGTGGAGAGGAACTGTTTGACTGCATCAACCCCATGCGTTACCCGTGACATCGCAAGCGTTGCGTAAGATTTGACCTGCCCCCACCATGAATCAGTGAGGTTGTCTTGCCCGTCCATACCCCTGCAATTATCATTAATGGGGAGTTTGGATACTGATGTTGTGTCAGCAACTTGAGTTTGTATATCTATATTATTAGTGACTGACAGTTAGTAGATTTATGGACAAATATCCTAAATCGCTACTTTACCCGGAGTAATCCGAGAAGGGCAAACTGCAATACCCGCTATCCCTAAGCTAAAAGCCGCAGGGACTACCTTTCTTGTTATATTCAGACTAGCGTTAATATCTGCATGGATAAATCTTCCATTAGCACATTGGTACCAAGCCCTTTTGATTCTCTTGCCACTAAAACTATGTTTCACGCCTTCTTGATAAACTGGGATTGGATCTAAGTCCAAGAATGATGAAGCCGATGTATAGCTTTCTTCGTTAATCAAAACGGTCATAGCAACTAATTCAGCTTTGTATTTTAACTGCTCAATAAACCGCGCATGAGGAATACTCACGAAGTTCTGATTAGTTGTTGTACCCAGATTAATTTCTTGTTTCCATTGGTCATTTTTACCAATCACCAATGTACCAATACCCGCACTAGCTAAGTGATTAATAATCCATCGGCTGGCATTGTGCAGATAATTATCAATCCGGTTGTTACGCTTGCAAGTTAATGCTTGAATCCGGCGTGATGTTTTAGCGTTACCCTTGAGTTGAGATTGCAGACGAGCTTTAGCTTTGTTGTATTGTTGGTTGATAGCTTTTAGTGGTCGTCCGTTAACAAGAACTGGTTTGAATCCGGGCTTGTTTGAAGTTAACGCCGCTAAATTATCTAATCCGATATCAATACCAGCTACCCAATCAGGATTTAATTGTTGTGGCGTTGCGTCTTGCAAATACACCACTTCAACTACATACTGTCCGCACTGGGGAATTAGGCGCACTTGCTGAATGTTGCTGGCTTTTGTAAGAAATTGGATTTCAGTTTGAGATAATTTGATTACTCCTTGTTTTAGTAACGGTTTTGAAATTGCACCAAGTTCGTAAATTACGATATTTCGCCCCTTTTCTTTATTTTTGTACTTGGGCAATTTCGGACAACCTTTGAACTTTGACGGGTTTTGCTTGTAAGCTTTGTGTGTCTCAAAAAATGATTTCCAATTCCGGTGCAACACCATCAATACTTGATTGCTTACCTTTCTTGGCAAAGCCGTGTATGATTCATGGTGTTTTACTAGATGGAATATGGCTGCATTATTGAGATACTTACCGTCAAAAATGAATGATTGCCGAACTAAATAGTTGACGTAGTTATACAGATTCTTAGAACGCCATGCTAAATCATCTATTTCTTTGTAAAATTGATGATTTGTTTTGACAATATGACGCTCTACTAATCTCATTCTTCTGCTCCATTGCGATGCAGTTCTGCTATGATTTTCTCCATTTTACGCTTTGCTCTTCGCAATCCATAAATGCGTTGCACAAATGAGGTAATTACAGAAACTAAATCCTGCATTAGCTCATCTTTTCCGTTGTCAGCATCATTCACAATCTCTAGTCTTTAACAGTACTCATGTACTAATAGTTCGAGTTAATATAACCTGTAGTGCAGATTTAAACAATCTAACCATCGGCAAGTATTCTCATCAATTAGGGTGTTAAAGCCAGAAAGCATTATGAGATAAAGGTTTGAGAAATTACAGTGTCTACGTAACCAAGCAATTAACCCTCAGAGGTTATTTATAAAGTAAATCTAAAAGCGAGAAGAAAAGATTTATGGCGAGGATAAAATACTTCATACACAGTGTATTTACATAGTTAGTTATGGCGCGAAAGTCTTACCCTACAGACTTAACTGATATGGAGTGGGAAATCCTGGCTCCCTTGATTCCAGCAGCTAAAGAAGGAGGGCATCCACGTACAACAGATATGCGTGAAATATGCAATGCCATCTACTATCACTTGAAAACTGGGTGTCAATGGAATATGCTTCCAGGGGACTTTCCACCAAGCTCGACTGT
It contains:
- a CDS encoding RNA-guided endonuclease InsQ/TnpB family protein; protein product: MRLVERHIVKTNHQFYKEIDDLAWRSKNLYNYVNYLVRQSFIFDGKYLNNAAIFHLVKHHESYTALPRKVSNQVLMVLHRNWKSFFETHKAYKQNPSKFKGCPKLPKYKNKEKGRNIVIYELGAISKPLLKQGVIKLSQTEIQFLTKASNIQQVRLIPQCGQYVVEVVYLQDATPQQLNPDWVAGIDIGLDNLAALTSNKPGFKPVLVNGRPLKAINQQYNKAKARLQSQLKGNAKTSRRIQALTCKRNNRIDNYLHNASRWIINHLASAGIGTLVIGKNDQWKQEINLGTTTNQNFVSIPHARFIEQLKYKAELVAMTVLINEESYTSASSFLDLDPIPVYQEGVKHSFSGKRIKRAWYQCANGRFIHADINASLNITRKVVPAAFSLGIAGIAVCPSRITPGKVAI
- a CDS encoding transposase encodes the protein MNDADNGKDELMQDLVSVITSFVQRIYGLRRAKRKMEKIIAELHRNGAEE
- a CDS encoding DEAD/DEAH box helicase, whose amino-acid sequence is MFNLRDYQQDLVSKTFAAWSSGIRKVLLQLSTGGGKTVIFAEIASKMTAQGEGVLVVAHREELILQAAEKLTAVTKLQPGIIKAGYKSTDSPLQIASIQTLARRQTYPSAQLVIIDEAHHSSANSYRKLLDAYPHALVLGLTATPRREDGYGLRDIFDQLICSISTKELIALGYLTDYKLIAGFKYSRHKVPQKRDFTRKELEEVASDYKPSEVLKQWQNFCAGKKTVIFAVNVIHSKQIAAAFCADGITCEHLDGETPNDERQAILDRFRSGQTQVISNCAILTEGFDCPDSSAAVIARPTSSVTLWLQMIGRVLRPAPGKDYATILDMTDNWFRLGRPCDNRKWSLEPVSCDPDTQGSRCCPHCHHVFKPMPSLIRTKDCFSYEKAEFVIQYEVDCPNCGKSFRWVLEESSTTENSGVPMIISESDIQFKEVPPEVRPSLLTPIIEAKKRKFRNQEKKLVFYGFTVRDWFLNCPELTLSELNYAVELLDCPEQTFELSIESLVYRVRYAKEWTDITKIMSERPESIKKFIWSRLSNYEKNKFKKMKADYENLINELQDWLTEENLTLVADYLSDCQDISMISSLCEIYHKLVIKAAIDRVSQDKRDQISQWVAQLERRTEFKDLYFH